A stretch of Gossypium hirsutum isolate 1008001.06 chromosome A06, Gossypium_hirsutum_v2.1, whole genome shotgun sequence DNA encodes these proteins:
- the LOC107963325 gene encoding uncharacterized protein — protein MYEVSVDVVLEAEHAKSRYGETPISPATKTGSQDRMAGDDALSQAMLRILEKVARPDIGSGGRGSIMERLKSNRAELFRGVTRITLNEAFKSAFQGKYVGASYIDARRREFLNFTQGDRLVAEYEAEFLRLSRYTRGMVASEYEICVYFEDDLKDNLRVLIAPQRERELFVLVEKVKIAEEVNRAERQNKDRERGKNKKDLEPSSSIQRPKKKARTDRPIRVGPPIASTRLQPCRDYGRRHQGECWIRTTACLRYGSLEHHIRECPLKADQVQALGFGTAQLQKDIGSTHSYVASVVPENLRILVESTSSEVTVLNPLGQSVWHCVSLDCVTKRVFLRTEEDNEGLFCKKDIRTVKDFSNVFSEELQGLPENREVKFAIEILPGITPVSIAPYRTASKELMKPKAQLQELLDRGFIRPSVSLWGAPVLFVNEKDGTIRMCIDYQQLNKLTIKNKYHQLRVKEVDVHKTAFRIRYRHYEFLIMPFRLTNAPATFMDFMNRQESFEKFKTILTEAPVLIHPEPGKEFAVYSDASHVGLGCVLMQDGKVVVKAEHQLPLGYCSRLRFHYRSGSE, from the exons ATGTATGAGGTATCCGTGGACGTGGTATTAGAGGCTGAG CATGCCAAATCTAGATACGGTGAGACGCCAATATCACCTGCTACCAAAACTGGGTCTCAAGATCGCATGGCTGGGGATGAcgcattgtcccaggctatgttAAGGATATTGGAGAAGGTCGCTAGGCCTGACATTGGATCTGGGGGCCGAGGGTCAATTATGGAACGACTCAAGTCCAATAGAGCTGAACtttttaggggtgtcactagaaTCACCCTTAAT GAGGCTTTTAAGTCTGccttccaagggaagtatgtgggagcAAGTTACATCGATGCTCGTAGGCGTGAGTTTCTGAACTTCACCCAGGGAGACCGattagtggccgagtatgaggctgaatttctaAGACTGAGTCGCTATACGCGAGGTATGGTGGCGTCTGAATATGAGATATGCGTCTATTTTGAGGACGACCTTAAGGATAATCTGAGGGTactgatagctccgcagagggagcgagagCTCTTCGTTCTGGTAGAGAAGGTGAAGATCGCCGAAGAGGTTAATCGCGCTGAGCGCCAAAATAAAGATCGTGAGAGGGGTAAGAACAAGAAGGATTTGGAGCCCTCGAGTTCGATACAGAGGCCTAAAAAAAAGGCCAGGACTGATCGGCCGATTAGAGTTGGGCCCCCTATTGCTTCTACTAGATTGCAGCCGTGTAGAGATTATGgtagacgccatcagggcgagtgttggaTAAGGACTACGGCATGTTTAAGGTATGGGTCATTAGAGCACCACATTCGGGAGTGTCCGTTGAAGGCCGATCAAGTGCAAGCTCTGGGTTTTGGTACTGCACAACTACAAaagg acataggttctacacattcctatgtagctagCGTTGTGCCTGAAAACTTGAGGATTttggttgagagtacttctagtgaggtgaCTGTACTAAATCCACTGGGGCAATCGGTTTGG cactGTGTCAGTCTGGACTGTGTGACTAAGAGGGTTTTCTTGAGAACTGAGGAGGATAATGAG GGACTATTCTGTAAAAAGGACATCAGAACTGTAAAAGACTTTTCGAACGTCTTTTCTGAGGAGCTACAGGGTTTACCTGAAAATCGAGAAGTGAAATTTGCGATTGAGATTCTTCCTGGTATAactccggtgtctatcgcccccTATCGAACAGCATCGAAGGAGCTTATGAAGCCTAAAGCTCAACTACAAGAGTTGTTGGACCGTGGTTTCATTCGTCCTAGTGTAtctctgtggggagcaccagttctatttgttaaTGAAAAAGATGGGACCATAAGGATGTGCATAGACTATCAGCAGTTGAACAAGctgaccattaagaacaa gtatcatcagttaagggttaaaGAGGTGGATGTGCATAAGACAGCATTTAGGATTCGTTATAGACACTACGAGTTCCTAATTATGCCTTTCaggttgacgaatgcaccagctacATTTATGGATTTTATGAACCGA CAAGAGAGCTTCGAGAAGTTCAAGACTATTCTGACTgaggctcctgttctgatacatCCTGAACCTGGAAAGGAGTTTGCGGTTTACAGCGACGcgtcacatgtgggtttgggttgcGTTCTAATGCAGGATGGTAAAGTCGTG